The Acidicapsa acidisoli genome contains a region encoding:
- a CDS encoding RNA polymerase sigma factor: MAKVGTIRFKDTWGLREAQCLLGCNSLQSAFIYMILGTRTRPEAKGSGVLQERRQKRRLTGEIKSGTAEKEATAALITRVLAGESHLFHDLIRPIERAVYVMLLMLLRNETDAEDVTQETFIKIYRNLHNFRGESKFSTWVLSIARNEGLGWLRKHASRPEEPLEPVLDESSGDFTPALLTDWREVPAEALERKELRACLCRAIMDLPPIYREVVQLRDVDELDVQETAEVLGITPGSVKVRLHRARVMLQKALVPVLKGFAPATKRSWFGRRA, translated from the coding sequence GTGGCTAAGGTCGGTACAATTCGATTCAAAGACACCTGGGGCCTTCGGGAGGCTCAATGCCTGCTTGGCTGTAACTCATTGCAGTCGGCATTCATCTATATGATTTTAGGAACAAGGACGCGTCCCGAAGCTAAGGGATCGGGCGTCTTGCAAGAACGACGGCAAAAACGACGATTGACAGGCGAGATCAAATCCGGAACGGCAGAAAAGGAAGCGACAGCGGCGCTCATTACTCGAGTGCTGGCCGGCGAATCGCATCTCTTTCACGACCTGATTCGACCAATCGAACGTGCAGTTTACGTGATGCTCCTCATGCTCCTGCGCAACGAGACAGACGCGGAGGATGTGACGCAGGAAACATTCATCAAGATTTACCGCAACCTGCATAACTTTCGCGGCGAATCCAAATTCAGCACGTGGGTGCTCTCGATCGCTCGCAACGAGGGTCTGGGCTGGTTGCGCAAACACGCATCTCGTCCGGAAGAGCCGTTGGAACCGGTGCTCGACGAGAGCAGCGGCGATTTTACCCCGGCGCTGCTCACCGACTGGCGCGAAGTACCAGCGGAGGCGCTGGAGCGCAAAGAGCTGCGCGCATGTCTGTGTCGAGCCATTATGGATTTACCCCCGATCTATCGAGAGGTCGTGCAGCTACGAGACGTTGATGAGCTCGATGTGCAGGAAACTGCGGAAGTACTTGGAATTACTCCGGGATCGGTGAAAGTAAGGCTGCATCGGGCCCGGGTCATGTTGCAAAAAGCATTGGTGCCCGTGTTGAAAGGATTTGCCCCGGCAACCAAACGGTCGTGGTTCGGGAGGCGCGCATGA
- a CDS encoding RNA polymerase sigma factor produces MSATDPHHVPHQALHRTIEAVWRIESARVIAGLTRLTHDVGLAEDLAQEALLAALETWPQSGVPDNPGAWLMTAAKRRAIDSLRRGSMLVQKHEEIARELEWQQERLGDALEHSLDQVIDDDVLRLIFTACHPVLAMEGRIALTLRLIGGLTTAEIARAFLVPEKTLGQRVSRAKKTLSEAHVPFETPSGDELRSRVESVLMVVYLIFNEGYTATSGDEWMRAALSEEALRLGRMLAQLLPGESEVHALVALMELQASRSTARRGKNGEAILLMDQDRSLWDHAQIQRGMTALEHAQRLGGGAKPYALQAAIAACHMRARIAEETDWDRIVLLYDALLQINPSPIVALNRAVAVGMAQGPASGLDALDALDAAATLAGDSALAGYHLFPSVRGDLLMKLGRLSEAREEIQRAIAMTKNLREQELLANRLKQLEKAASV; encoded by the coding sequence GTGTCCGCTACCGATCCACATCACGTCCCACATCAAGCCCTGCATCGCACCATCGAAGCCGTCTGGCGCATCGAGTCCGCGCGCGTCATCGCCGGACTCACCCGCCTCACTCATGACGTCGGCCTAGCCGAGGACCTTGCACAGGAGGCGCTTCTCGCCGCACTCGAAACGTGGCCGCAATCTGGCGTCCCCGACAATCCCGGCGCTTGGCTGATGACAGCGGCCAAACGGCGCGCGATCGATTCGTTGCGTCGCGGAAGCATGCTCGTACAAAAGCATGAAGAGATTGCCCGCGAGTTGGAGTGGCAACAGGAGCGGCTTGGAGACGCTTTGGAGCACTCGCTTGATCAGGTGATCGATGATGACGTGCTGCGGCTCATCTTTACCGCGTGTCATCCCGTGCTTGCGATGGAAGGACGCATCGCGCTCACGTTGCGCCTGATCGGCGGCCTCACCACTGCGGAAATCGCTCGTGCGTTTCTTGTACCGGAAAAGACGCTGGGCCAACGCGTCTCTCGCGCCAAGAAGACCCTCTCGGAGGCACACGTTCCCTTTGAGACGCCTAGTGGGGACGAGTTGCGTAGCAGGGTTGAATCTGTGCTCATGGTGGTCTACCTGATTTTCAATGAGGGCTACACCGCGACCTCAGGCGATGAATGGATGCGGGCGGCTCTCTCTGAAGAGGCGCTGCGCCTCGGACGCATGCTGGCGCAGCTTCTCCCCGGCGAATCGGAAGTTCATGCACTTGTGGCATTGATGGAGTTGCAGGCATCGCGCAGCACAGCACGCCGCGGCAAAAACGGCGAGGCTATTTTACTGATGGATCAGGACCGCTCCTTGTGGGACCACGCGCAGATCCAACGAGGAATGACCGCGCTCGAACACGCGCAAAGGCTGGGCGGTGGCGCGAAACCCTACGCGTTGCAGGCAGCCATTGCCGCATGTCACATGCGCGCGCGTATCGCCGAAGAGACAGACTGGGACCGTATCGTTCTTCTCTACGACGCGTTGCTGCAAATCAATCCATCGCCAATCGTGGCACTCAATCGCGCAGTCGCCGTCGGCATGGCACAAGGCCCAGCCTCAGGACTCGATGCCCTCGACGCACTCGACGCAGCCGCCACCCTTGCCGGTGACTCTGCGCTAGCCGGGTACCATCTCTTTCCCAGCGTTCGCGGAGACCTGCTCATGAAGCTGGGCAGGCTCTCTGAAGCACGCGAAGAAATCCAACGCGCGATCGCAATGACCAAGAACCTGCGGGAACAGGAATTGCTCGCAAACAGGTTGAAGCAGTTGGAGAAGGCGGCCTCCGTATAG
- a CDS encoding YciI family protein yields the protein MRFMAIIKANPETEKEGFHPDPQMLQDMGKFNEELMKAGVVLAMDGLHPSSKGARVKFSGNSRIVVDGPFTETKELIAGFWILKVKSLEEAIEWVKRAPSGGPDDYEIEIRQIGEMEDFASILTEEEIQYKKAKRAELPNQTFNN from the coding sequence ATGCGATTCATGGCCATAATCAAAGCAAACCCAGAGACAGAAAAAGAAGGCTTCCACCCCGATCCACAGATGCTGCAGGATATGGGCAAGTTCAACGAAGAGCTCATGAAGGCCGGCGTCGTGCTCGCCATGGATGGCCTCCATCCAAGCTCTAAAGGCGCGCGCGTCAAATTCTCCGGCAACTCTCGTATCGTCGTCGACGGCCCTTTCACCGAGACCAAGGAGCTCATCGCCGGCTTCTGGATCCTGAAGGTCAAGTCGCTCGAAGAGGCCATCGAGTGGGTCAAGCGTGCCCCCAGCGGCGGCCCGGACGACTACGAAATAGAAATCCGCCAGATCGGAGAGATGGAAGACTTCGCATCCATCCTGACGGAAGAGGAGATCCAGTACAAAAAAGCGAAACGGGCTGAGCTCCCGAATCAGACCTTCAACAATTAG
- the uvrA gene encoding excinuclease ABC subunit UvrA: MNDSIQIRGARTHNLKNISCDIPHGKLTVVSGVSGSGKSSLAFDTVYAEGQRRYVESLSAYARQFLERIEKPDVDLIDGLAPAIAIKQKNTTRNPRSTVATATEIYDYMRLLYARCGTVHCIHCDGLVGRDSVDEIAESILALGDGTRLHAIFPVRTQAIEKQEDTATPVKRSRKPTTKPAADPSPLSEAMKSRLVELRANGFNRLYQHEQIFEFSSPESLLDLDFSLPVFVLIDRIVVSPENRARIVDAVEIAYREAGEVLFEEVPREELADGSQRPRHRFSTAYECRNCHKPGREPEPRLFSFNNPFGACPRCQGFGNTIDFDLNLVIPDKSLSLNDGAIDPWNRPKYRSWFTDLKRQAKALTVPMDVPWQDLTPLQQEVLLYGDKRPGGTGFLGIYGFFAEMERKKYKLHVRVMLSKYRGYATCPECRGQRLRAEARSVRISGRNICEASALTISAAKEFFGALTLGQMQQEIAGPILDEVRERITFLDAVGLDYLTLDRLASTLSGGEAQRIQLATSLGSRLVGALYVLDEPSIGLHTRDTDRLIRILKNLRDLGNTILVVEHDPDVLRAADHLLDLGPGAGEFGGKLLAEGTVEEILANPNSLTGRYLSGQLTIPVPTRRREPGREMLLLRGARANNLKNIDIEIPLGMLVAITGVSGSGKSSLVHQVLYRAVARALGQSDGADPSGLFRDLKGAERLNDVVLVDQTPIGRTPRSNPVTYIKAFDLIRELFASQPEAKKQSLTPGHFSFNIPGGRCKTCEGDGTVTVEMQFLADVELPCEDCNGTRFQPKILSVQYKGKNIHEVLNLTVKEALRFFVGLPRLLDRLTVLDEVGLGYLRLGQSATTLSGGEAQRVKLAAHLAQVRAASANVRTAGASRVLYILDEPTTGLHFDDVSKLLTALRKLIDGGGSLVVIEHNLDVIKSADWVIDLGPEGGSGGGQLVAAGTPEEIAANLHSHTGKWLAKVL, from the coding sequence TTGAACGATTCGATCCAGATCCGCGGCGCGCGGACACACAATCTAAAGAACATAAGCTGCGATATTCCCCACGGAAAACTCACCGTGGTCTCGGGAGTTTCCGGTTCCGGCAAGAGTTCCCTCGCCTTCGACACCGTCTATGCCGAGGGCCAGCGCCGCTACGTAGAGTCGCTCTCCGCCTACGCCCGCCAATTCCTGGAACGAATTGAAAAACCCGACGTAGACCTGATCGACGGCCTCGCCCCAGCCATCGCAATCAAACAGAAAAACACCACCAGAAATCCCCGCTCGACCGTCGCAACCGCAACGGAAATCTATGATTACATGCGACTTCTGTATGCCCGTTGCGGCACCGTCCATTGCATCCATTGCGACGGACTGGTCGGCCGCGATTCCGTGGACGAAATCGCAGAATCCATCCTCGCGCTCGGCGACGGCACGCGCCTGCACGCAATCTTCCCCGTCCGTACGCAAGCCATTGAAAAACAGGAAGATACAGCCACTCCAGTCAAGCGAAGCCGCAAGCCCACCACCAAGCCGGCAGCCGATCCATCGCCCTTGTCGGAAGCGATGAAATCCCGCTTGGTCGAGCTAAGAGCCAATGGATTCAATCGTTTATACCAGCACGAACAAATCTTCGAGTTCTCAAGCCCCGAATCGCTCCTGGACTTGGATTTCTCGCTTCCAGTATTCGTGCTCATTGACCGCATCGTAGTTTCGCCGGAAAATCGCGCCCGCATCGTCGACGCCGTCGAAATCGCCTATCGCGAGGCAGGCGAAGTCCTCTTCGAAGAAGTGCCGCGAGAAGAATTGGCCGACGGAAGCCAGCGTCCAAGGCACCGATTTTCAACAGCTTACGAGTGTCGCAATTGCCACAAACCCGGTCGCGAACCTGAGCCGCGCCTGTTCTCCTTCAACAATCCCTTCGGCGCATGTCCCCGCTGCCAGGGCTTTGGCAACACCATCGATTTCGATCTCAACCTGGTCATCCCCGATAAGTCCCTGAGCCTCAACGACGGCGCAATCGACCCCTGGAATCGCCCGAAATACCGTTCCTGGTTCACCGACCTCAAGCGCCAGGCCAAGGCTCTGACGGTGCCTATGGACGTTCCCTGGCAAGACCTCACGCCGCTCCAGCAGGAGGTGCTGCTTTACGGCGACAAGCGTCCCGGCGGCACCGGATTCCTCGGAATCTACGGCTTCTTCGCCGAAATGGAGCGCAAGAAGTACAAGCTGCATGTCCGCGTTATGCTCTCGAAATACCGGGGCTACGCTACCTGCCCTGAGTGCCGCGGCCAGCGTCTGCGCGCCGAAGCCCGCTCCGTCCGCATCAGCGGCCGCAATATCTGCGAGGCCTCCGCGCTCACTATTTCCGCAGCCAAGGAGTTCTTCGGAGCACTGACCCTCGGCCAAATGCAACAGGAGATCGCAGGCCCCATCCTAGACGAAGTCCGCGAACGAATCACTTTCCTCGACGCCGTCGGTCTAGATTACCTCACGCTGGACCGGCTCGCCAGCACGCTCTCCGGTGGCGAAGCCCAGCGCATCCAACTGGCGACCTCGCTCGGATCGCGTCTCGTAGGCGCGCTTTATGTTCTCGATGAGCCGTCCATCGGCCTCCATACCCGCGACACCGACCGCCTGATCCGTATCCTTAAAAATCTGCGCGACCTCGGCAACACCATCCTCGTCGTCGAACACGATCCGGATGTCCTGCGCGCCGCCGATCATCTCCTCGACCTTGGCCCCGGAGCCGGCGAATTCGGCGGCAAACTGCTCGCCGAAGGAACAGTCGAAGAAATTCTCGCCAACCCCAACTCCCTCACTGGCCGCTATCTCTCCGGCCAACTTACGATTCCCGTTCCCACTCGGCGCCGCGAGCCCGGACGGGAAATGCTGCTTCTGCGCGGAGCGCGTGCCAACAATCTGAAGAACATCGACATCGAAATCCCTCTCGGCATGCTGGTCGCGATCACAGGCGTCTCCGGCTCGGGAAAATCATCGCTGGTCCATCAGGTTCTGTATCGCGCCGTCGCGCGCGCCCTTGGCCAGTCAGACGGCGCAGATCCGTCTGGACTCTTCCGTGACCTCAAAGGCGCGGAGCGACTGAACGACGTGGTGCTCGTAGATCAGACCCCGATCGGGCGCACACCTCGTTCCAATCCAGTCACTTACATCAAAGCCTTTGATCTGATACGCGAACTGTTTGCCTCCCAGCCGGAGGCAAAGAAGCAATCGCTGACCCCAGGCCATTTCTCCTTCAATATTCCCGGCGGCCGCTGCAAGACCTGCGAAGGCGACGGCACCGTCACGGTCGAAATGCAGTTCCTCGCCGATGTCGAACTGCCCTGCGAGGACTGCAACGGAACCCGCTTCCAGCCCAAAATTCTGAGCGTTCAATACAAGGGCAAGAACATCCATGAGGTGCTGAACCTCACCGTGAAGGAAGCGCTTCGCTTCTTCGTCGGCCTGCCGCGCCTGCTCGACCGCCTGACAGTGCTGGACGAAGTAGGGCTCGGCTATCTGCGGCTCGGGCAGTCGGCAACCACGCTCTCCGGCGGCGAGGCCCAGCGCGTCAAGTTGGCTGCGCATCTGGCGCAGGTGCGAGCGGCGAGCGCCAACGTCCGTACTGCCGGCGCCAGCCGCGTTCTATACATCCTCGACGAGCCAACCACCGGCCTCCACTTCGACGATGTTTCAAAACTTCTGACAGCCCTCCGCAAACTGATCGACGGAGGCGGCTCATTGGTGGTCATCGAACATAACCTGGATGTGATCAAATCCGCCGACTGGGTCATCGACCTCGGTCCGGAGGGCGGCTCCGGCGGCGGCCAGTTAGTAGCCGCAGGCACGCCAGAAGAGATCGCCGCCAATCTCCATTCGCACACCGGGAAATGGCTGGCTAAAGTCCTCTAA
- a CDS encoding YciI family protein: MPQYLIAGYIPDDFDPSQMDEAAGRAIHELNAEMEAAGVLKFACGLGSTKSLRGQSDGGALITDGPYLEAKEHVGGFLILECADMDEAMTWARKGVVGPQGGMEVREIFFVPDPAQD; encoded by the coding sequence ATGCCGCAATATCTGATTGCTGGTTACATCCCCGACGATTTCGACCCGTCCCAAATGGACGAAGCTGCGGGTCGCGCCATCCACGAGCTCAATGCAGAGATGGAGGCCGCAGGCGTCCTGAAGTTCGCTTGCGGTCTGGGGTCTACGAAATCGCTGCGGGGGCAGTCCGATGGCGGAGCCCTCATCACCGACGGGCCATACCTTGAAGCCAAGGAACACGTAGGAGGTTTCTTGATATTGGAATGCGCTGACATGGACGAGGCGATGACATGGGCGCGCAAAGGCGTTGTCGGCCCCCAGGGGGGGATGGAAGTGCGGGAGATTTTCTTCGTGCCGGACCCCGCACAGGACTGA
- a CDS encoding sigma-54-dependent transcriptional regulator, whose translation MKANILIVDDEANTLASLARAFRLAGHEATVCDNAARALELARTEPFDLILSDVVMPRRDGLLLLEDLKTAGVTTPVVMMSGQAHIEMAVRATRLGALDFLEKPLSTEKLLVTVENAYKLTRLEHENRELQRRVGRHTLVWTSEVMRRAMTQIERVAASESRVCIYGETGTGKELVARTLHEKSARANGPFITLNCAAVPAELIESELFGHERGSFTGATQRHTGKFEQAHRGTLFLDEIGDMPQAMQAKLLRVLEEGEVERIGSGKPTTVDVRVVVATHRNLEQLVEAGGFRRDLYHRVVVFPVELPPLRQRLNDLPALVEHFARQVSAQNGWKPVPFTHDAIEALARYQWPGNIRELRNIVERLLLLADREVDAEAVRLALPSSASKPHSGNAPLTDASGPLAERVLAFERAAVLAELDRNQKHITQTAKALGLERSHLYKKCQQLGIDLQNLPNRD comes from the coding sequence ATGAAGGCAAACATTCTGATCGTCGACGATGAAGCGAACACGCTGGCCTCGCTCGCACGGGCATTCCGTCTGGCTGGCCATGAAGCTACGGTATGCGACAACGCGGCACGCGCACTGGAACTGGCGCGGACCGAACCCTTCGACCTCATCCTCAGCGATGTCGTTATGCCGCGCCGCGACGGCTTGTTGCTGCTCGAAGACCTCAAGACGGCGGGCGTCACCACACCGGTCGTGATGATGAGCGGCCAGGCGCATATCGAAATGGCTGTGCGCGCCACGCGGCTGGGCGCTCTCGATTTTCTCGAGAAACCTCTCTCCACCGAAAAACTTCTCGTAACTGTCGAGAACGCATACAAACTCACTCGGTTGGAACACGAGAATCGCGAGTTGCAGCGCCGTGTCGGCAGGCACACCCTCGTCTGGACTTCGGAAGTCATGCGCCGGGCAATGACGCAGATCGAGCGCGTCGCAGCCAGCGAATCCCGCGTCTGCATCTACGGAGAAACCGGCACCGGCAAGGAACTCGTGGCGCGTACCTTGCATGAAAAAAGCGCGCGGGCCAACGGTCCGTTTATTACACTGAATTGCGCTGCTGTGCCCGCAGAGCTGATCGAGAGCGAGCTCTTCGGTCATGAAAGAGGTTCGTTCACCGGCGCAACGCAACGTCACACCGGCAAGTTCGAACAGGCACATCGCGGCACCCTTTTTCTCGACGAGATCGGCGATATGCCGCAAGCGATGCAGGCCAAGCTGCTGCGCGTCCTCGAGGAAGGTGAAGTCGAACGCATCGGTTCCGGCAAGCCGACAACGGTCGATGTTCGTGTCGTCGTCGCCACCCATCGCAATCTGGAACAGCTTGTCGAAGCCGGCGGATTTCGCCGCGATCTCTATCATCGCGTTGTTGTTTTTCCCGTCGAACTGCCGCCACTACGCCAACGCCTCAATGACCTGCCTGCGCTTGTGGAGCACTTTGCCCGCCAGGTGAGTGCGCAGAATGGCTGGAAGCCCGTGCCATTTACCCACGATGCAATCGAAGCCCTCGCCAGGTATCAGTGGCCCGGCAACATTCGCGAACTCAGAAATATTGTCGAACGCCTGCTGCTGCTTGCCGACCGGGAGGTAGACGCGGAAGCAGTGCGGCTGGCGTTGCCGTCTTCGGCATCCAAACCGCATTCAGGTAATGCGCCATTGACCGACGCGAGCGGCCCCCTCGCGGAGCGTGTGCTCGCCTTTGAACGGGCTGCTGTACTGGCGGAACTGGATCGAAATCAAAAGCACATCACGCAGACCGCCAAAGCGCTGGGCCTCGAACGCAGCCATCTCTACAAAAAGTGCCAGCAACTGGGCATCGATCTGCAAAACCTTCCCAATCGCGATTAA
- a CDS encoding M13 family metallopeptidase, producing MKKHNGAIAVLALVGAFVAIDAPFADPQVNSTVQSTVQSTVQADKNSALPTGLDARFLDTTADPCVNFAQYACGNFTKVFPIPADMSSFDPWDVVFQHNELALRALLEKLETDSPSRTPNEKKVGDFYASCMDNDAVQAAGLMPIQQDLDRIAHMKAKSELTSLLAGFELINVNAFFGYGEQQDFKDASKQIAAVDQGGLGLPERDYYLRTGDAAEKTRQQYILHLTNTLKLLGEQQAKAVSDAQRIMTLETALARISMDVESRRDPKNVYHLMAVSQLAKLTPEINWTDFFARTGAPPVTEVNVRNPDFFKGLAALLKSTDLETIQTYLRWHLLAAVPRVALPTAFGEERFNFFDRELQGQIQERDRWKRCAEETDTELGEALGEAYVKAYFPPESKAKTLQMVKDIENAMDKEIDTLDWMSSETKIKAKEKLRLIADKVGYPDHWRDYSSLKIVRGDAAGNSLRGEEFENRRWLAKIGKPVDRGEWGMTPPTVNAYYNQSMNDINFPAGILQAPLFSPNSTDAENYGHIGGTIGHELTHGFDDEGRKFDGNGNLSDWWTAEDAKKFEAMTDCEVKEYGSFTAVDDVKLNGKLTLGENTADNGGLRLAWVALQADAQRKNIDLNARDGSGYTPAQQFFLAHGQQWCGGGRPEQIRLQVQTNEHSPDEFRITGVVQNMPEFGRAFGCKTGQPMMPANACHVW from the coding sequence ATGAAAAAGCATAATGGGGCTATTGCCGTATTAGCTTTGGTTGGCGCTTTTGTCGCCATCGATGCTCCGTTCGCAGATCCACAGGTCAATTCCACGGTGCAGTCCACAGTGCAGTCTACAGTGCAGGCAGACAAGAACTCTGCACTGCCAACGGGCCTGGATGCCCGCTTCCTCGACACGACAGCAGATCCTTGCGTGAATTTTGCTCAGTACGCATGCGGAAACTTTACCAAGGTATTTCCGATTCCGGCAGATATGTCTTCCTTCGACCCATGGGATGTAGTTTTCCAGCACAACGAATTGGCGCTTCGCGCGTTGCTTGAAAAATTGGAAACAGATAGTCCCTCAAGAACGCCGAACGAGAAGAAGGTAGGTGACTTCTACGCAAGTTGCATGGATAACGATGCCGTCCAGGCAGCCGGACTCATGCCCATTCAGCAGGATTTGGACCGCATTGCGCACATGAAGGCAAAGAGCGAACTGACCAGTTTGCTTGCGGGTTTCGAACTGATCAATGTAAATGCATTCTTCGGCTACGGCGAGCAGCAGGACTTCAAAGATGCGAGTAAACAAATCGCAGCAGTAGACCAGGGAGGTCTTGGACTGCCGGAGCGCGACTACTATCTGCGCACAGGGGATGCCGCGGAAAAGACCCGGCAGCAATACATACTGCATCTCACCAATACCTTGAAGTTGCTGGGTGAGCAGCAGGCCAAGGCGGTGAGTGATGCGCAGAGAATCATGACGCTTGAGACCGCGCTGGCCAGGATATCGATGGATGTCGAATCTCGGCGCGATCCGAAGAATGTCTATCACCTTATGGCTGTTTCGCAGCTGGCGAAGTTAACTCCCGAGATCAACTGGACAGACTTCTTCGCGCGAACTGGCGCACCGCCGGTCACAGAAGTAAACGTGAGGAACCCGGATTTCTTCAAAGGATTAGCGGCATTGCTGAAGTCCACCGATCTCGAGACCATTCAAACCTATCTGCGATGGCATCTTCTCGCCGCTGTACCTCGCGTTGCACTTCCCACTGCTTTCGGCGAGGAGCGCTTCAACTTCTTCGATCGGGAGTTACAGGGACAGATCCAGGAGCGGGATCGCTGGAAGCGCTGCGCCGAAGAGACTGACACAGAGTTAGGCGAAGCTCTGGGCGAAGCCTACGTAAAAGCTTATTTCCCTCCTGAGAGCAAGGCGAAGACCCTGCAAATGGTAAAGGACATCGAGAACGCGATGGATAAGGAGATAGACACACTGGATTGGATGAGTTCCGAGACCAAGATCAAAGCCAAGGAGAAACTGCGATTGATCGCGGATAAAGTCGGCTATCCCGACCATTGGCGGGATTATTCCTCCTTGAAGATCGTTCGTGGCGATGCTGCCGGTAACAGCTTGCGTGGCGAAGAATTTGAAAATCGCCGTTGGTTAGCCAAAATAGGCAAGCCGGTAGATCGCGGAGAGTGGGGCATGACTCCGCCGACTGTGAATGCCTACTATAACCAGAGCATGAACGACATTAACTTTCCGGCAGGTATTCTACAGGCGCCACTCTTCAGTCCGAACTCTACCGATGCCGAAAATTATGGCCATATCGGCGGCACTATTGGCCACGAGTTGACGCACGGCTTTGACGACGAGGGACGGAAGTTTGATGGCAATGGCAATTTATCCGACTGGTGGACGGCTGAGGATGCGAAGAAATTCGAAGCGATGACAGATTGCGAAGTGAAGGAGTATGGGAGCTTTACCGCGGTCGATGATGTCAAATTAAACGGCAAGCTCACTCTGGGCGAAAACACCGCGGACAATGGCGGGTTGCGCCTTGCGTGGGTGGCGTTACAGGCGGACGCCCAGCGCAAGAATATTGATCTGAACGCCAGGGATGGCAGCGGATACACGCCCGCGCAGCAGTTCTTTCTGGCTCACGGGCAACAATGGTGCGGGGGTGGTCGCCCAGAGCAGATTCGCCTGCAAGTGCAAACCAATGAACACTCGCCAGACGAATTTCGCATTACGGGCGTTGTGCAAAATATGCCGGAATTTGGTCGGGCCTTCGGATGCAAAACGGGCCAGCCAATGATGCCGGCCAACGCTTGCCACGTCTGGTGA
- a CDS encoding YciI family protein, with translation MRFMMIVIPKGYESAAPDAVPSAEAVAKMQEYNQSLQKAGVLLALDGLFPPSTGARISYLDGKATVTDGPFPDAKEVIGGYWIIQASSREEAIEWARRAPMSNNEIIEVRRIFEMGDFPQDVQVAAEGYEKLPH, from the coding sequence ATGCGTTTCATGATGATCGTGATTCCGAAAGGATATGAATCGGCCGCGCCGGATGCAGTTCCCAGCGCGGAGGCGGTGGCGAAAATGCAGGAGTACAACCAGAGTCTGCAAAAAGCGGGTGTTCTGCTCGCGCTCGATGGACTTTTTCCGCCTTCGACCGGGGCGCGCATTTCGTACCTGGACGGCAAAGCTACGGTGACAGACGGACCATTTCCCGACGCCAAAGAAGTGATCGGCGGCTACTGGATCATTCAGGCGAGTTCGCGCGAAGAGGCAATCGAATGGGCCAGACGCGCGCCGATGTCCAACAACGAAATCATCGAAGTTCGACGCATCTTCGAGATGGGCGATTTCCCGCAAGATGTTCAGGTGGCAGCCGAGGGCTACGAGAAGCTGCCGCATTAG
- a CDS encoding YciI family protein, which yields MPQFLVAIQHPENYELPDAEAMIRDIRALNREMIAAGVRDFAGGLQPAGKAKSVRQQAGGEVVVSDGPYLETKEHVGGLWLLKCADMDEAVEWARKAAVACRVPVEVREFLEIPKEWKAEPERSN from the coding sequence ATGCCGCAATTTCTGGTTGCTATTCAACACCCTGAGAACTATGAACTGCCCGATGCTGAAGCAATGATTCGCGACATCCGCGCACTGAACCGAGAGATGATCGCTGCCGGGGTGAGAGATTTTGCCGGTGGGCTGCAACCGGCGGGGAAGGCAAAATCGGTGCGTCAGCAGGCTGGCGGAGAGGTCGTTGTCAGCGATGGGCCGTATCTGGAGACGAAGGAGCATGTGGGCGGTCTGTGGCTGCTGAAGTGTGCCGACATGGACGAGGCGGTGGAGTGGGCGCGCAAGGCCGCCGTCGCTTGCAGGGTGCCGGTGGAGGTGAGAGAGTTCCTCGAAATACCAAAGGAATGGAAAGCCGAACCGGAGAGGTCTAACTAA
- a CDS encoding anti-sigma factor family protein: MKIDCRHVWQHISSYIDGDVDAVLRTEIDRHLEHCEICSAVLDSTRNVVVLMADDRVFEIPRGFSERLHRRLDAVLATGPGVD; the protein is encoded by the coding sequence ATGAAGATCGATTGCAGGCATGTCTGGCAGCACATCTCGTCGTATATCGACGGGGATGTGGACGCCGTCCTGCGTACCGAAATCGACCGTCACCTGGAGCACTGCGAGATCTGCTCCGCAGTCCTGGACTCGACCCGCAACGTAGTTGTGCTTATGGCCGACGATCGCGTCTTTGAAATTCCCCGAGGATTCAGTGAGCGGCTGCATCGGCGTCTGGATGCAGTGTTGGCAACGGGCCCTGGCGTAGACTGA